The Vibrio fortis DNA segment CGCGCTTTGTAAGATTTCACGCTCATGCGCTCGTCTTCCATGCAAAGGCCAGTCGCTAGGTTAAAGCGTTGCTTCTTAAGCGGGCTTGCAACCCATAGCTCGTCTTGATGCTCACAGATTAGACCGCGAGAAAGAACGTTAGCTTGGAAGAATGGGTCCATGTTATTAATTGCGAACACTTCTTCTGTTGCACGTGGGCGGAAGATAGCAATCTGCTCGCCGTTTAGTAGTGCAACAACACCAGTACCTGGGATGATGTCTTCGATTTTACAAACTTTTGTAAATGCCATGATGTCGTTCCCCTATTACTCTGCCGCTACGTGAAGGATGTCGCCCTTCGCTTCTGGGTGTTTTTCAGTAAATGTCGCTGGACGGTGTTGCTCACGACCATCAGTAACGAACATTACGTTGTCATCACGCTCATCTGAGTTGATGAAGTGAGAGAAACGCTTAAGTTGTGTTTCGTCGTTGATAGTGTCCGTCCACTCACAGCTGAATTCTTCAATCAGCTTCGCTACGTCAGCTTCAAGTTGGTCGTTGATGCCAAGCTTATCTTCGATGATAACTTCACGTAGGTAATCAATACCGCCTTCTAGGTTGTCGAACCATACAGAAGTACGTTGTAGCGGAGCTGCAGTACGTACGTAGAACATCATGTAACGGTCGATGTACTTGATTAGCGTTTCTTGGTCTAGGTCACTAGCAAGTAGCGT contains these protein-coding regions:
- the nirD gene encoding nitrite reductase small subunit NirD, with the translated sequence MAFTKVCKIEDIIPGTGVVALLNGEQIAIFRPRATEEVFAINNMDPFFQANVLSRGLICEHQDELWVASPLKKQRFNLATGLCMEDERMSVKSYKARVVKGAVEVAA